One Nostoc sp. UHCC 0302 DNA window includes the following coding sequences:
- a CDS encoding amino acid adenylation domain-containing protein, with protein sequence MLTIQNKNKTKDIEAIYPLSPMQQGMLFHTLYQPESRIYFEQFRFTLHGDLNKSVFEQAWQQVVQRHSALRTLFVWKNRKQAVQIVRKQVNLPWINRDLRLLSPEEQQTQIISFLNTDKEQSFELDKAPLMRFILFQLADEAYHFVWSFHHILLDGWSWPILFKEIFAFYESITNNQQLYLTPTRSYRDYINWLQQQDLSSAEEFWRRTLEGFTAATPLVVEQAVGQIAHQQTSYIRHQHLSAEATATLKSFAQQHHLTLSTLVQAAWALLLSRYSGEPDVVFGATVSGRPHSLSGVESIVGLFINTLPVRVKIPETTDLLPWLVQLQQEHIEREQYSYTSLVDIQGASEIPRNQPLFESIVVFENYPVNVTLQALPGNLRIGDRQALGETNYPLTVVAIPNDELVIKINYDRDRFNADTIDRMIGHLLTLLQGIATNSHRSAGELTLLTPAEQDLLLVQWNATQAAQPINYCIHQLFEQQVEKTPDSVAVVYDNQQLTYRQLNQRANQLAHYLQHLGIKPDVPVGICLERSLEAAVAILATLKAGGACVPLDPTYPSERLAFMLTDTCATVVLTQASLKGIGEGGAPSGDKGQWGLGTRDQENLVRDSDPLASTQYPAPSPHVILLDEEWGEIARESDINPQTDAQTQNLAFVIYTSGSTGTPKGTLVPHRSLTNLIEHHEAKMATGVGVLQFASLSFDVSYHEMFAAWGLGGTLYMIPEGDRKDLDKLIQLLAQEPIAKVFLPVSIWQQLAEIYGEEEHLFKNIREAIACGEQLQITQPMIKLFQRLENCRLYNFYGPTEADLVTAYTFSENPEEWPIYPPIGQPAVNVQVYLLDHNLQPVPIGVPGELYVSGDGLARGYLNRPDLTNQKFVPNPFAKAEGFSPYSPIPTPHSQRRLYKTGDLAKYLPDGNIEFLGRIDDLVKVRGFRVELGEVEAVLSKHPQINQSVAKVFGESAREKYLVAYFVPIQGQILAVEQLRTFLQDQLPDYMIPSAFVQMESFPLTSNGKVNRRALKEPTTSRPELAQTFVAPRTPTEEILASIWKDVLGLEQVGIYDNFFNLGGHSLLATQVISLTRKAFKVELPLRSLFESPAIATLARTVETANQQEFLPEIVPLPWRSPSQTSQERVLPISLTQLEFWFFEQFYPGNPVYNLPLVYRVTGSLDVKALDESLREIVQRHETLRTTFKIENGQVVYAISPEPIFDFAVVDSQDIGETEAKRQAEKEIKQPFDLARGPLLRSKLWRLSETEHLLVVTTHHIVADGWSFGVLTQELATLYEAFSQGKPSPLTELPIQYADFAHWQRQLLQGQVLESQMQFWKQHLGVTPPVLQLPTDHQRPPVRTFTGARQPLVISQDLTKALKALSQQEGVTLFMTLLAALKTLLFCYTGQPDIIVSSTVANRTRQETEGLIGFFVHLLPFCTNLEGNPTFRELLRRVREVALGVYAHQEMPFIKLVEELQPVRDSSYTLLAQVMFVFQNTPEDDLKLANLTLKEEFIATDTKDTAEFDLNLTLQETTGGIEGALVYKTDLFEAATITRMVTVFQSLLEYIVTNPDRRLSELPFLSEGKSLPIQNIKLPLAKKNYQNDFAEPGNPIEEVVLAIWKEVLGLEHISTQDNFFDLGGHSALVLQVMYKIQKVFQVELHLVSLFEKPTIAQQSEAISNLLKSL encoded by the coding sequence ATGCTAACTATACAAAATAAAAATAAAACAAAAGATATCGAAGCCATCTATCCCCTTTCGCCAATGCAGCAGGGGATGCTATTTCATACTCTATATCAGCCAGAATCAAGAATATACTTTGAGCAGTTTCGCTTTACTCTTCATGGCGATTTAAACAAGAGTGTGTTTGAACAAGCTTGGCAACAGGTGGTGCAGAGACACTCGGCTTTACGGACTCTTTTTGTTTGGAAGAACCGCAAACAAGCAGTCCAAATAGTTCGTAAACAAGTTAATTTACCTTGGATTAACAGAGATTTGCGTTTGCTTTCACCTGAAGAACAACAAACACAAATTATTTCTTTTTTAAACACAGATAAAGAGCAAAGTTTTGAACTTGACAAAGCTCCCTTAATGCGCTTTATTTTATTTCAGTTAGCAGACGAGGCTTATCATTTTGTTTGGAGCTTTCATCATATATTACTTGATGGTTGGAGCTGGCCGATTCTCTTCAAAGAAATCTTTGCTTTTTACGAGTCTATCACCAACAATCAACAGTTATATTTAACTCCAACTCGCTCTTACCGAGATTACATTAATTGGTTACAGCAGCAAGACTTGTCTAGTGCAGAGGAATTTTGGCGGCGAACTCTTGAGGGTTTTACTGCTGCTACCCCTTTGGTTGTGGAACAAGCAGTAGGGCAGATTGCTCACCAGCAAACCAGTTATATTCGACACCAACATCTATCAGCCGAAGCAACTGCTACATTAAAATCTTTTGCCCAACAACATCATCTTACCCTTTCTACCTTGGTGCAGGCAGCTTGGGCGTTGTTACTGAGTCGCTACAGTGGTGAGCCTGATGTGGTGTTTGGGGCTACAGTGTCTGGTCGTCCTCATAGCTTATCTGGTGTAGAGTCGATAGTGGGGTTGTTTATTAATACCCTACCTGTACGGGTAAAAATCCCTGAAACAACTGATTTATTGCCTTGGCTGGTGCAATTGCAACAAGAGCATATAGAACGGGAGCAGTATTCATACACCTCACTGGTAGATATTCAAGGTGCGAGTGAGATTCCTCGGAATCAACCTTTGTTTGAAAGCATTGTTGTGTTTGAAAATTATCCTGTAAACGTTACACTGCAAGCACTTCCAGGGAATTTGAGAATAGGCGATCGCCAAGCCCTCGGAGAAACGAATTATCCTTTAACGGTGGTGGCAATTCCCAATGATGAACTAGTAATCAAAATCAACTACGATCGCGATCGCTTTAACGCAGATACTATTGACCGGATGATTGGTCATTTGCTCACACTGTTGCAGGGGATTGCTACTAATTCTCATCGCAGTGCAGGCGAACTAACGCTACTCACACCAGCAGAACAAGATTTACTGCTGGTACAGTGGAATGCTACCCAAGCCGCCCAACCCATCAATTATTGCATCCATCAATTATTTGAGCAGCAAGTTGAAAAAACACCTGATTCTGTGGCGGTGGTGTATGACAATCAACAATTGACCTACCGACAGTTAAACCAACGTGCCAATCAGCTAGCGCACTATCTGCAACATTTAGGTATCAAGCCAGATGTACCTGTGGGGATTTGTCTGGAACGTTCTTTAGAAGCGGCAGTTGCCATATTAGCAACCCTCAAAGCTGGGGGTGCTTGTGTTCCCCTTGACCCTACCTATCCTTCAGAACGTTTAGCATTTATGCTGACGGATACTTGTGCAACCGTTGTATTGACCCAAGCTAGTTTAAAAGGAATTGGGGAAGGTGGGGCCCCCTCTGGGGATAAGGGGCAATGGGGATTAGGGACTAGGGATCAGGAAAATTTGGTGAGGGATTCTGATCCGTTAGCCAGTACCCAGTACCCAGCCCCCAGTCCCCACGTGATTTTGTTAGATGAAGAATGGGGTGAGATAGCCAGAGAATCTGATATCAATCCTCAGACAGATGCACAAACACAGAATTTAGCTTTTGTAATCTACACTTCTGGCTCTACAGGAACTCCTAAAGGTACTCTTGTCCCCCATAGATCGCTCACCAATTTAATAGAACACCATGAGGCGAAAATGGCAACAGGCGTTGGTGTTCTCCAATTTGCTTCCCTCAGTTTTGATGTCAGCTATCACGAAATGTTTGCGGCGTGGGGTTTGGGTGGCACGCTGTATATGATTCCCGAAGGCGATCGCAAGGATTTAGATAAATTAATTCAGTTACTTGCTCAAGAACCAATTGCCAAAGTTTTCCTTCCTGTTAGCATCTGGCAACAATTAGCAGAAATATACGGAGAGGAAGAACATCTATTTAAAAACATTAGAGAAGCGATCGCCTGTGGCGAACAACTCCAGATTACTCAACCAATGATTAAGCTATTTCAACGTCTGGAGAATTGTAGACTTTATAATTTTTACGGCCCCACGGAAGCAGATTTAGTCACAGCTTATACCTTTAGCGAAAATCCAGAAGAGTGGCCTATTTATCCACCAATTGGTCAGCCTGCCGTTAACGTGCAAGTTTATCTATTAGACCACAATCTCCAACCCGTGCCGATTGGTGTTCCTGGAGAACTCTACGTTAGCGGTGATGGTTTGGCTCGTGGCTACCTCAACCGCCCAGATTTGACAAACCAAAAATTTGTCCCAAATCCGTTTGCGAAGGCAGAAGGTTTTTCCCCCTACTCCCCAATCCCTACTCCCCACTCCCAAAGAAGACTATACAAAACTGGCGACTTAGCTAAATACCTACCAGATGGCAACATCGAATTTTTAGGACGGATAGACGATTTAGTCAAAGTCCGGGGTTTTCGGGTTGAACTTGGCGAAGTTGAAGCGGTTTTGAGCAAACATCCCCAAATTAACCAATCAGTCGCTAAAGTGTTTGGAGAAAGTGCCAGAGAAAAATATTTGGTCGCTTACTTTGTACCAATTCAAGGACAGATTCTCGCCGTCGAACAGTTGCGTACTTTTCTGCAAGATCAGTTGCCAGACTATATGATTCCGTCAGCTTTTGTGCAGATGGAGTCGTTTCCTTTGACCTCCAATGGTAAAGTCAACCGTCGCGCTTTAAAAGAACCAACAACCAGCCGACCGGAATTAGCTCAAACTTTTGTTGCACCCCGAACTCCTACCGAAGAAATTTTGGCAAGTATCTGGAAGGATGTTTTGGGGTTAGAACAAGTTGGAATTTACGACAACTTCTTTAATTTGGGAGGACATTCTTTACTTGCTACTCAAGTTATTTCTCTGACACGCAAAGCATTTAAGGTAGAATTGCCTCTGCGAAGTTTATTTGAATCTCCGGCGATCGCAACTTTAGCTAGAACAGTCGAGACAGCCAACCAGCAAGAATTTCTGCCGGAAATTGTACCTTTGCCTTGGCGTAGCCCGTCGCAGACATCGCAAGAGAGAGTATTACCAATCTCCTTAACTCAGCTAGAGTTTTGGTTTTTCGAGCAATTCTATCCCGGTAATCCTGTTTACAACCTGCCGCTAGTCTATCGCGTCACAGGTTCGCTGGATGTGAAAGCGTTAGACGAGAGTTTAAGGGAAATTGTGCAACGGCACGAAACGTTGCGAACCACTTTTAAGATTGAGAATGGACAAGTGGTTTATGCCATTTCCCCCGAACCTATATTTGACTTTGCAGTAGTAGACTCACAAGACATCGGGGAAACTGAAGCAAAACGACAAGCAGAAAAAGAAATTAAGCAACCTTTCGATTTGGCGCGGGGGCCATTACTGAGGAGTAAGCTTTGGCGGTTGAGTGAAACTGAGCATTTGCTTGTTGTCACTACACACCATATTGTCGCCGACGGTTGGTCTTTTGGCGTGTTGACCCAAGAACTGGCAACCCTTTACGAAGCTTTTTCTCAAGGTAAACCCTCCCCCTTGACTGAGTTACCTATCCAATATGCAGACTTTGCACATTGGCAACGGCAATTATTGCAGGGGCAAGTTTTGGAATCACAGATGCAATTTTGGAAACAACATCTAGGTGTTACACCTCCAGTATTGCAGCTACCAACCGACCATCAACGTCCACCAGTGCGAACCTTTACAGGTGCGCGTCAACCTTTGGTAATTTCTCAAGACTTGACCAAAGCACTCAAGGCATTGAGTCAGCAGGAAGGCGTAACCCTATTTATGACCTTGTTAGCAGCACTCAAAACATTACTTTTCTGCTACACAGGGCAACCAGACATCATTGTCAGCAGCACTGTTGCCAATCGTACCCGCCAAGAAACAGAAGGACTGATTGGTTTCTTCGTCCACTTACTGCCATTTTGCACCAACTTAGAAGGCAATCCCACCTTCCGAGAACTACTGCGACGGGTGCGGGAAGTGGCTTTAGGAGTGTATGCACATCAAGAAATGCCCTTCATTAAGCTAGTAGAAGAACTGCAACCAGTTAGAGACTCTAGTTATACATTGCTAGCTCAGGTGATGTTTGTCTTTCAAAATACTCCAGAAGATGATTTAAAACTAGCAAATTTGACTTTAAAGGAGGAATTCATTGCAACAGATACCAAAGACACAGCCGAGTTTGATTTGAATTTGACACTCCAAGAAACAACAGGAGGAATTGAAGGCGCTTTAGTTTACAAAACCGATTTGTTTGAAGCTGCTACTATTACCAGAATGGTTACGGTATTTCAAAGTTTACTTGAATATATTGTGACCAATCCTGACCGGCGTCTTAGTGAACTTCCCTTTTTATCTGAAGGGAAAAGTCTGCCAATTCAAAATATCAAATTACCATTAGCTAAGAAAAATTATCAGAATGATTTTGCTGAACCGGGCAATCCTATTGAAGAAGTTGTGTTGGCTATTTGGAAAGAGGTTTTAGGATTAGAACATATTAGTACTCAAGATAACTTCTTTGACCTTGGAGGACATTCCGCTCTTGTTCTGCAAGTTATGTACAAAATACAAAAAGTTTTCCAAGTAGAGTTACACTTAGTTTCCCTATTTGAAAAACCTACCATAGCTCAGCAATCAGAAGCCATTAGCAATTTATTAAAGAGTTTATAG
- a CDS encoding 2-oxoglutarate and iron-dependent oxygenase domain-containing protein, giving the protein MNPIKEREPQVIVSTQIPIIDFHPFMVGDIAAKETVANQISCAIQEIGCFYLENCVPHTLLDQVFAQAQSFFALPQEEKDQVRLVPGTSRGYVARGKERVLLEAFNFGLDVANDEAGVTTQGFGEPNRWPENQKEFRQVLLEFFTTCRDASFSILQALAIALKLPESYFTDFHIERNFNTSINHYPSLQQPPSPGETRFAEHTDYGSITLIFQDQTAGLEVCNDAGEWIAAPFIPGKVLVILADLMQRWTNDKFPATKHRVPLPSQFPSNPRYSIIYFESPDYDAEITCLESCVKANATPNYPPIRTHEYINQVATGSYTSEKK; this is encoded by the coding sequence ATGAACCCAATCAAAGAACGTGAACCCCAAGTAATTGTTTCCACACAAATTCCCATCATTGATTTCCATCCGTTTATGGTGGGTGATATTGCTGCTAAGGAAACAGTTGCCAATCAAATCTCGTGTGCTATTCAAGAAATTGGATGTTTTTACCTCGAAAATTGTGTACCTCATACCTTACTTGATCAAGTATTTGCTCAAGCGCAGAGTTTTTTTGCATTACCACAAGAGGAAAAAGACCAAGTACGCCTAGTTCCTGGGACGAGTCGAGGCTATGTTGCTCGTGGTAAAGAGCGGGTATTACTAGAAGCATTCAATTTTGGTTTAGACGTTGCAAATGATGAAGCGGGTGTAACTACCCAAGGCTTTGGTGAACCGAATCGATGGCCTGAAAACCAAAAAGAGTTTCGCCAAGTGCTATTGGAATTTTTTACAACTTGTCGTGATGCGTCTTTTAGTATTTTACAAGCGTTAGCGATCGCCTTAAAACTACCAGAGTCCTACTTTACTGATTTCCATATTGAGCGCAACTTCAACACCTCCATCAATCACTATCCATCTCTACAACAACCCCCCTCCCCTGGCGAGACGCGGTTTGCTGAACATACAGATTACGGCAGTATCACCTTAATATTTCAAGATCAAACAGCTGGACTAGAAGTTTGCAACGATGCTGGAGAATGGATTGCAGCCCCCTTCATCCCTGGTAAAGTTCTAGTTATCCTTGCAGATTTAATGCAGCGCTGGACAAACGATAAGTTTCCCGCCACCAAACATCGAGTTCCTCTACCTTCCCAATTCCCTAGTAATCCCAGGTACTCGATTATCTATTTTGAGTCTCCCGATTACGATGCCGAAATTACTTGCTTAGAAAGTTGCGTAAAAGCAAACGCAACTCCCAACTATCCACCAATTCGCACTCATGAATATATCAATCAAGTCGCTACAGGAAGCTATACATCGGAGAAAAAATAG
- a CDS encoding ABC transporter substrate-binding protein, whose protein sequence is MRRLITLTAIRRRRQAPALIGFILAFVLVSCFQTNLIYKAVAGSQIIVSSSVEPNTFNPQLMEQGVGVLTFLYEGLIRENGQGEIKPALARSWEISEDQKRIIFTLRKGLKWSDGKPLTADDVVFTYKDIYTNPAIPSYAKDFLQIGKTRSFPTVKKLDNWRVEFTLPEPFAPFLRTTKLEILPAHILRSSITTKDSTGRPLFLSIWGTNTPPNQIVSNGAYKLESYIPSERITFRKNPYYWRKDTQSHTQPYIERIVLNTVSNNDTALIQFRSGGLDFIEVNPNYFSLLKREEKRGKFTIYNGGSQTGTTAMMFNLNTGLRNGQPLVNPIKSRWFNTVAFRQAVAYSINRPRMINNLFAGVGALQNSPIAVQSPYYLSQQAGLPVYNYSQEKAKTLLLKAGFRYNNQGELFDSNGNRVRFTLTANVGNKVLQNMAPLIQDDLSQIGIQVDLNLIAVGLVVDKLTNRLDWDCQIIDGFPMTVEPNEAVNIWSTKGNWHFFNRHPQAGQIPITGQQVADWEQKIDDLYIQGAAANEAQRKQIYAETQKLSQEYLPFISLVNSLSMVSVRNRIHGVKHSALQGTFWNVYELKTNPVNN, encoded by the coding sequence ATGCGAAGATTGATCACACTTACTGCTATCCGCCGTCGTCGACAAGCGCCAGCTCTCATCGGATTTATCCTGGCGTTTGTCCTAGTTAGTTGCTTCCAAACTAACTTGATTTACAAAGCAGTAGCCGGATCTCAAATCATCGTTAGTAGTTCTGTCGAACCCAACACCTTTAATCCTCAGTTGATGGAGCAGGGAGTAGGAGTTTTGACTTTCCTCTATGAAGGATTAATTCGTGAAAATGGTCAAGGAGAAATTAAACCAGCCTTAGCGCGATCGTGGGAGATTTCTGAAGACCAAAAGCGAATTATTTTTACACTGAGGAAAGGGCTGAAATGGTCAGATGGTAAACCGCTAACTGCTGATGATGTAGTGTTTACTTATAAAGATATTTATACGAATCCTGCTATTCCTTCTTATGCCAAAGATTTTTTGCAAATAGGTAAAACTCGCAGTTTTCCTACAGTAAAAAAATTAGATAATTGGCGTGTTGAATTTACCCTTCCAGAACCTTTTGCTCCCTTTCTTCGCACGACAAAATTAGAAATTTTACCTGCTCACATTTTGCGCTCCAGCATTACCACAAAAGACTCCACAGGTAGACCGCTATTTCTCTCAATCTGGGGAACAAATACTCCACCCAATCAAATTGTTAGTAACGGTGCTTATAAATTAGAATCTTATATTCCAAGCGAGCGAATAACTTTTCGTAAAAATCCCTATTACTGGCGTAAAGATACTCAAAGTCATACTCAGCCCTATATTGAGCGCATTGTTCTAAATACGGTTAGTAATAATGATACAGCGTTAATTCAATTTCGTTCTGGAGGACTTGATTTTATTGAGGTAAATCCTAACTATTTTTCATTATTGAAACGAGAAGAAAAAAGGGGGAAATTCACAATTTATAACGGCGGTTCTCAAACAGGAACCACAGCGATGATGTTTAATTTAAATACGGGACTTAGAAATGGTCAGCCTTTAGTTAATCCGATTAAATCTCGCTGGTTCAATACAGTAGCATTCCGTCAAGCCGTTGCTTATAGCATCAATCGCCCGCGTATGATCAACAACCTATTTGCAGGCGTAGGAGCGCTGCAAAATTCACCCATCGCAGTGCAAAGTCCTTACTATCTTTCTCAGCAAGCAGGTTTACCAGTCTACAACTATAGCCAAGAGAAGGCAAAAACATTACTTCTCAAAGCAGGTTTTCGATACAACAATCAAGGTGAGTTATTCGATAGCAATGGGAATCGAGTCCGGTTTACGCTCACCGCTAATGTTGGTAATAAGGTGTTGCAAAACATGGCTCCTTTAATTCAAGACGATTTGAGCCAGATAGGAATTCAGGTAGATTTGAATTTAATTGCAGTGGGATTGGTTGTAGATAAGTTAACAAATCGTCTGGATTGGGATTGTCAGATTATTGATGGTTTCCCAATGACGGTAGAACCCAACGAAGCAGTAAATATTTGGTCTACGAAAGGGAACTGGCATTTTTTTAACCGCCACCCCCAAGCCGGACAAATACCGATTACTGGACAGCAGGTAGCAGATTGGGAACAAAAGATTGATGATCTCTACATTCAAGGTGCAGCAGCAAATGAAGCACAACGAAAACAAATTTATGCAGAAACTCAAAAGCTGAGTCAGGAATACTTACCGTTTATTTCTCTAGTGAACTCGTTATCAATGGTATCTGTGCGAAATCGTATTCACGGCGTCAAACACTCTGCTTTACAAGGAACATTTTGGAATGTTTATGAACTTAAAACCAATCCTGTCAATAATTAA
- a CDS encoding 2-oxoglutarate and iron-dependent oxygenase domain-containing protein encodes MLSINELSKEPIISTQIPVIDLHLFLVGDTIAKELIANQIASALQEIGCFYLKNHDVPTTLIAQAFAQAKSFFALPLEEKKQIALTEKCHRGYIPVGMSSILSEQFYFGREMKPEELDKLDHPFHQPNQWLQNQPEFREVMLQFFAACHASTLKVLEALAIALKLPESYFAELHSEQNHAMGLHHYPGASELPQSQNIRLGEHTDGNTITYVFQHEVEGLEICTKAGERVPVPLIPDTVVVMAGEILQRWTNDKVYATKHQVAIPYASQHIQPRYSFAFFASPNNDAEIAYPQSCLGANETAKYPAILTSEFYIQRNNNTSILTSSKN; translated from the coding sequence ATGCTATCAATTAACGAACTTTCAAAAGAGCCTATTATTTCAACACAGATTCCTGTTATTGACTTACATCTATTTTTAGTTGGTGACACGATTGCTAAAGAATTAATTGCTAATCAAATCGCCAGTGCTTTACAGGAAATAGGATGTTTCTACCTAAAAAATCATGATGTTCCCACAACTTTGATTGCTCAAGCATTCGCTCAAGCCAAGAGTTTTTTTGCACTGCCGTTAGAAGAGAAGAAACAGATAGCTTTAACAGAAAAATGTCATCGAGGATATATCCCTGTGGGGATGTCAAGCATACTCAGCGAACAGTTTTATTTTGGTAGAGAAATGAAACCAGAGGAATTAGATAAGCTAGATCATCCTTTTCACCAACCGAACCAATGGCTACAGAATCAACCTGAGTTTCGGGAAGTGATGTTGCAATTTTTTGCAGCTTGTCATGCAAGTACACTGAAAGTTCTTGAAGCCCTAGCCATTGCTTTGAAACTGCCAGAATCCTATTTTGCCGAGCTACATTCTGAACAAAATCATGCTATGGGTTTGCATCACTATCCTGGTGCATCTGAACTTCCGCAATCCCAAAATATTCGCCTAGGAGAACACACAGATGGAAATACTATCACTTATGTATTTCAGCATGAAGTAGAAGGTTTAGAAATTTGTACCAAAGCTGGAGAGCGAGTTCCAGTTCCTTTAATTCCTGATACTGTTGTCGTCATGGCAGGAGAAATTTTACAGCGATGGACGAACGATAAAGTGTATGCCACAAAACACCAAGTTGCCATACCGTATGCATCCCAACACATCCAACCAAGATACTCCTTTGCTTTTTTTGCGTCTCCTAATAACGATGCCGAAATTGCCTATCCTCAGAGTTGTTTAGGTGCAAATGAAACTGCAAAATATCCAGCCATTCTCACTAGCGAGTTTTACATCCAAAGAAATAATAATACATCAATTTTAACTTCCTCTAAAAATTAG
- a CDS encoding SDR family oxidoreductase encodes MDLGLTGKVALVTGASAGIGYAISEKLAAEGCHLIICGRNADRLEKAYQSLVHFPAKILSLSADVHIANDCEKLVQSALNQFGKIDILINNSDGANFSSIAVENLSDEDWITVFEGKLMGYIRMTNLVLPNMKNQHWGRIVNIIGTSGKEPSPRLIKSGVANAALINFTKSVATQVAKWNVLVNCVNPGIIDTPRHREYLEVFAQKEDRNIDVIIEGIDNTIPIGRRGLSGEVANLVAFLSSECASYITGVNIPVDGGLSTGAF; translated from the coding sequence ATGGATTTAGGGCTAACAGGGAAAGTAGCTTTAGTAACAGGAGCAAGTGCTGGTATTGGTTATGCCATATCCGAAAAACTGGCAGCAGAAGGTTGTCATTTAATTATTTGTGGGAGAAATGCAGACCGATTAGAAAAAGCTTATCAAAGTCTAGTGCATTTTCCAGCAAAAATTCTCAGTTTATCGGCTGATGTTCACATAGCAAACGACTGTGAAAAATTAGTGCAATCAGCTCTCAATCAATTTGGTAAAATTGATATCTTGATAAATAATTCCGATGGAGCTAATTTTTCTAGCATTGCGGTAGAAAATCTATCTGATGAAGATTGGATAACTGTATTTGAAGGGAAATTAATGGGCTATATCCGCATGACCAATCTGGTTTTACCTAACATGAAAAATCAGCATTGGGGACGAATTGTCAACATTATTGGCACATCAGGGAAAGAACCCTCTCCTCGTTTAATCAAATCAGGAGTAGCGAATGCAGCATTAATCAACTTTACTAAATCTGTAGCTACGCAAGTTGCAAAGTGGAATGTGTTAGTTAATTGTGTCAATCCTGGGATTATTGATACACCAAGGCATAGAGAATATCTAGAAGTATTTGCCCAAAAGGAAGACCGAAATATTGATGTAATCATAGAAGGAATAGATAATACCATTCCTATAGGTCGTCGCGGTCTTTCTGGTGAGGTTGCTAATTTAGTTGCTTTTCTCAGTTCAGAATGCGCTAGTTATATCACTGGTGTGAATATTCCAGTAGATGGTGGATTGTCTACAGGGGCTTTTTAA
- a CDS encoding SDR family NAD(P)-dependent oxidoreductase, producing MESSLFDLTGKVAIITGAARGIGRAIAQGLASVGTKVVIADIKATEAEKTAQMIQAGGGEAIAIPTDVRNRQDCLHLIEQAVAHYHRLDIMVCNAGIDIIKSAAVLEELEWDNIINVNLKGYFHCAQLAARQMIEQGTGGSIIMNSSIGGVVGISGSAAYTASKGGVNLLVRSLALEWADHQIRVNAFAPGYIDNIMEGTETFRRSPQEDQQHLSAVIPMQRRGKPEELIGPVIFLASEAASYVTGEILMVDGGYSAM from the coding sequence GTGGAATCCTCCCTTTTTGACCTAACAGGTAAAGTTGCCATTATCACCGGAGCTGCACGAGGTATCGGCAGAGCGATCGCTCAAGGATTAGCATCTGTAGGCACAAAGGTTGTAATTGCTGATATTAAAGCAACCGAAGCAGAAAAAACTGCACAAATGATTCAAGCAGGTGGAGGCGAAGCGATCGCAATTCCTACCGATGTCAGAAATCGCCAAGATTGTTTACACCTAATTGAGCAAGCTGTGGCGCACTATCACAGGCTTGACATTATGGTGTGTAATGCCGGCATTGACATCATTAAATCGGCGGCTGTCTTAGAAGAATTAGAGTGGGATAACATCATCAACGTCAATCTGAAAGGATACTTTCACTGCGCTCAACTGGCGGCTCGACAAATGATTGAACAAGGGACAGGCGGCTCAATTATTATGAACTCTTCCATTGGCGGTGTAGTGGGAATCAGTGGTTCGGCGGCTTATACAGCATCAAAAGGAGGGGTAAATTTACTAGTGCGATCGCTTGCACTGGAATGGGCAGATCATCAGATTCGTGTCAATGCTTTTGCTCCTGGGTATATCGACAACATTATGGAAGGTACTGAAACATTTAGGCGATCGCCACAAGAAGATCAGCAACATTTGAGTGCTGTGATTCCTATGCAACGACGCGGTAAACCAGAGGAACTCATCGGCCCAGTGATATTTCTTGCGTCTGAAGCAGCTTCTTATGTGACGGGGGAAATTTTGATGGTGGATGGTGGATACAGCGCTATGTAG